The DNA region GGGCGTGGCGGTGGGCGTCGGGCTCTGGGTCGGCGTCGGTGCCACGGTCGGGGTGGTCGCGGTCGGCGTCGGCGTGGCGGTGGCGGACGCGCTGGTGGCGGGCTTGGGAGAGGCGGCCGGAGCACCCGGGTCGTCGAAGGCGGTGAGGCCGATCATCGCGGCTCCCGCGATGCCGACCAGGCCGAGGGCGCCGAAGACCAGCGGCTTGCGCCGGTCCTCCCGGACGGGCCCGGGCACCGGCTGCGGAGCCGGCACCGGCACCGGCGCCATTACCGAGGTCGCGGCGGGCGGGCGGGGCGCCGGCGGCTGGGGCGGCAGGAGGGTGGTGTGCTGCTGGTCGGCGCCCGGGAAGGCCGGCGGCAGGGGGACGGCGGCGAGGAGTTCGGTGGTCGGGTCGGCGACCACCAGCCCCGGTATGCAGGAGAGCAGTTCGGCGCGCGCGGCGGCCGCGTCGGCCGGGCGGTCGGCCGGGTTCTTGGCGAGCAGCCGCAGCACGACGGCGTCCAGGGCGGGCGGCAGGCCGGGGCGCCGGGCCGAGGGCGGCAGGGGCTGTTCGCCGACGTGCCGGTAGGCGATGGCGACCGGCGTCTCCGCGGTGAACGGCGGTGCACCGGTGAGCATCTCGGTCAGCACGCAGCCGACCGCGTACAGGTCGGTGCGGCCGTCCAGCGGACTGGCGGTGGCCTGTTCGGGCGAGAGGTAGGCGGCGGTGCCGAGCACGGACGCGGTCTGGGTGAGGTTGTGGGAGGAACCGGCCCGGGCGATGCCGAAGTCGACGACCTTCACCCCGCCGTCGTCCGTGATCATGATGTTCCCGGGCTTGATGTCCCGGTGCACCAGGCCCGCGCCGTGGGCGACGGCCAGGCCCTCACAGACCGCGGCCGCGATCCCGACCGCCTGCTCGACCGGCAGTCCGGGCCGCTGGGCCAGCAGGGCGGCCAGCGAGCGGCCCTGCACCAGCTCCATCACGATGTACGGCGAGCCGTGGTCGACGCCCGAGTCGAAGACCATGACGATCCTCGGGTGGACCAGCATGGCGGCGTGCTGCGCCTCCCGGCCGAACCGCTCGGCGAACCGCGGGTCGTCGGCGAGGCCCCCGTTGAGGACCTTGACGGCCACCTGGCGGCCCAGCACGTGGTCCACCCCGCGCCAGACGGTGGCCATGCCGCCGACGCCGAGGACCTCGACGAGTTCGTAACGCCCGTTCAGCGCCCGTCCGATCACCTGGAACTCCCCTCACGTGCCCTGTCCGGGGCCCCGGACCGCCTCGTGCACGTGTGCACGATAGCCCCCGGTGACGGCGGGCCCGGGCGGCGGCGGCCGGAGGACTCCGCGGGCACCGGGGCGGCGGCGGTCCCGAGGGTCCTCGGGGAGGGGGGAGACGGCCGGGGAACCGGGCAGCGGATCCCCGGCCGCCGGCTCGTGGTCGTACCGGGTCACGGTCACGGTCGGGTCCAGGTGTGGAGCGGTGGAGCTGGTCGTGCGCGGAGGTGCCGGCCCGCCCTGACTGCGGGCGGGCGGGCCGGCTGGGTCCGGCCCGGCCGGGCCGGCGGCGCGTCCGGGAAGTGCGCCTGCCGGTCCGGCCGGGGCCGGCCGGGCGGTCGGTGGGCACGGGGGAGCCGACCGGCCACCCGGAGTCTTCGGGTGGAGCGGGGTACTGCGGTGGAGCCGGGTCACGCGGGCGTGCGGGGTACTGCGGTGGAGCCGGGTCCTGCGGTGGCGCCGGGTCGTGCGGGTCGTGCCGGGTGGGACGGTCCGGATGGGCGGCGAGCCCGGGGGGAATCGCTCACCGCCCACCCGGAGTTCTGGGTCACCTCCTGGGCGAGGCGCTGTCGGGCCTGCCGCCGCGGTCGGGGGCGGGCCGGGTGGAGGAGGACGGGCCGGGGGGCGCGGTCCCGGTCGCGGACGGGCCGGACGCACCGGTCGCACCGGGCGGGCCGTCCGCGGTCGGCGGGACCGGCGCGGTCACGGACGGGAGGGCGGTACCCGTGGTCGTCCTGCCGGGGTCGCTCCCCCCGCTGCTCCCACCGCTGCCCGCCCCGCTGTAGCCGCCGCCGTCGCGGCCGTCCCCGGAACCGCCCGGGCCGCCGGAGCCGCCCGAGGTGTCGGAGGTGCCGGACCCGCCCAGGGTGCCGTAGCCGCCGTAGCCGTCGCGGTCACCGCGGTCGTCACCGGACCCCCTGCCGGATCCGCTCCCGCCCGGCCGCGGCCGCGTCGAGGAGCCGCCCCGGCGGTCGTCGTCCGCCCTGCGGAGCACGTCCGCGCAGAAGGCCTCCACCTTCTCGGGGCCGCCGGCCGCCACGACCAGCGCCCCGTACTGCGGCTCCTTGGCCAGCAGGCGCGGCCGCTCGCCCTTGCCCGCACGGTCGGCGAACCCCTTGCAGAGCGCGGCCGACACCCCCGTCCCGGGCAGGCCACGGCCCTCCGCGGAGGGCCCGGCCGACGCGCCCGGTGCCGACGGGTGGCCCGCCCCGGTGGACGGACCGGAGGCGGCAGGGCCGTCGGACGCGGCGCCGGACGGACTGCCGGACGCGCCCGCGGACGGCGCGGCGGCCGATCCGGCGGGCGGCCCGGTCGACGGGGCCGGGGCGGACGGCCCCGCGGACGGGGCACCGGCCGGGGCTTCGGACCGCACCGCCGCCGGGGCGGACGAGGGGCCCGACGCGGCCGGTGCGACCGGACTGCGGTGCGGCTCGTCGGAGCCGCCGCCGAGCGCGGACGGCAGGTTGCCCGTCCCGGCCGCGACCGCGACCCCGCCGAGCGCCGTGGCGCCGAGCACGACGGCGACGGCCTTCGTGCTGAAGGCCCTCGTCAGTGCGGCGGTCGCCATCGTCAGTCTCCGGACGGGTGCGGGTGCGGGTGCGGCGGGTACTGCTGGGACAGCTGCGAGACGGGCCTCCCGGAACGCGGCGAGGGCCGCTTCCTCCCCGGCCAGCTCGCCCCGCGCCGCCGGAGCCGCCGCGGCTGCGAGCACCCGGGCGACCTGCTCCGCCTGCCCGCCCACGGGCGGTCGCGGCCCAGGATGCACGGTGCTGCCGTCCGGTCCGGTGAGCGAGGCGCCCTGCCCGGCCGACGGGCCTCCCACGGCACCGGCGAGCAGCTGCTCGGCGGTGTCACGGTCGATCCGACGGGGTCGGTTGGTGCTCATCTCATGTCCTTCAGCGTCGCGGCCCGGCGTTCTGTCACACCCTGTGGAGAATCTTTTTCGACCGGCTTTCCGACTCCCTCCCGAACGGCCCTGCCGACGGCCCCGCCCGCCCGCGCGGCGGGGATCCCCGGTCCGGCGGCGCCCGCCGCGAAGGGCTGGTCCATCAGCTTGGCGAGCCGGCGCAGCCCGCGGTGCGCGGCCATCCGGACGCTGCCCGACCGCTTGCCGAGCACCCGGGCGGCGCTCTCGGCGTCCAGTTCCATCACCACCCGGAGCAGCACCGCCTCGGCCTGGTCCGGCGGCAGCCGGGAGATCAGCGCCAGCGCGTCCGAGGTGCCGACCGAGGTGAGCGCCGCGCCGGCGGTGTCGTCCCCCGCGGCCAGCTCGGCCAGGTACTCGAACGGCAGGTCCGCGACGGGCCTGCGGCGACGGGCGCGCAGGTGGTCCAGCGCCCGGTTGCGCGCGATGGTGGCGGCCCAGCCCCGGAAGGCGTCCCCGTCGCCGGAGAAGGAGCGCAGGTCCCGGGCGATCTGCAGCCAGGCCTCGGAGGCGATGTCCTCGGCGTCCTGGACGCCCTCGGGCCGACCGCCGACCAGCACCCTCAGGTAGCGGAGCAGGCCCGGTTGAACACTCCGGAACAGCAGCCGGTAGGCCTCCTCGTCCCCGTCCTGCGCGGCCCGCACGGCCGCGGTCAGGTCGGCGGGGGCGGCGGCGCCCGGGGGCGGGCCGGGCGGCGGGCCTGACGTCGTCACCGGTACGGACCGGCCGACGGGGCTGTCGGTGCCCGCTCCGGGGCGTTCTGCACTCTGCACCTGCCACATCATGCGCCATCCGGGCCGACAGCCCGCCCCGGCGAAGTCGGACCGTTACGCGCGGCCGGAGGCGGGCGGGCACGGGTGCACCGGCCGGTCCCCGGGGGCGGCCGGGAGGACCGTCACGGCCGGACCAAGGGCAACCTGCCTTCGGGTCGAAGGTCCTGTCGACCGCTGGCCTTCGCCTACTGCCCCGTAACCGGCCATCTGCCTACGTTGTAGGTGAACGATCCATCCGCGCGTACCGCGTCGCCGCTCCCCGGCCGACGCCCGCGCCCGCAGCCCCGCCGCACCCCGTCTCCGCGCTGCGCCACCCGGCCCGGCCCGCCCTCGCCGCCGCCTGCCCACCGCTCCCTCCGCCCACCGCTCTCCGCCGCCCGCCACGACCGTTCGGGAACCCGCCATGACGACCGCCCACGAGCTCTACGAGCGCGGCCTGCGCGACCACCTCGCGCCCGCGCTCCGCCTCCTGGGCCTCACCGGGTGGCGCCGGACCTTCAGCCTCCCCGACGAGACCCACTGGGCCCTGCTCGGCCTGGTCGAGCAGCGCGCCGGGGACCGGATCCGGTACACCTTCGACCTCAGCCTGGTCCGCCGGTCCGACTGGGCAGAGGCCGCCCTCCCCGGCCCGCGCCCGGACCCGCGCGCCGTCTACGGCATCGAGTCCTGGCGGGCCCGCATCGGCGAACTGCTGCCGGTCGGCGAGGACGTCTGGTGGGAGGTGCTGCCCGGACCGCGCTGGCAGGTGGCGCTGGACGACTCGGTGGCCGCCGTCCGCCACTACGGCCTGCCCGAACTGCGCCGCCGGGCCCGGGGCGACCGGGGCGCCGGGACCGGCGAGACCTACCTCTCCCCCGCCGAGCTGGAGCAGGTCAACGCACCGCTGGCGGCGGTCGCGGTGGCCCGGATCCAGCGCGCCGAGCTGGTCGACGGGGCGCTCGTCCTCACCGGCGCCTGGACCAGGGCCGACGCGGCCGCGCGGACCGTCCTGCGCGGGGTCGCCCGGGGCTTCCTGTCGGCGGACGACGAACGCTTCCGCACCGTCCGCTGCCTGGACTCGCTCGGCCGCCCGCTCTGGGACTTCGACGACTCCGGCCGGGACACCGGCCGCGAGGCCGACCGGGACAGCGACCGGGACAGCGACCGCGACGCCGGGCCCGGTGCCGGCCGCCCGGAGCGGTGAGCCCCCGCCCAGCCGGACGATCCCCCGCCAGGGCGGCCCCGAGCGGGCCCCGGAGAGCCCCCGCCGCCACGGATCCGAGCAGCTCAGCGGCCCTGTCACGGCCCGGGCCGTGACAACCGTCATGCCGATCCCGCAACGGACGGCACTGCCTCGCGACCGGCCCCGCTCGGAAGACTGGAGGCACGACGCGGGCACCGCCCGCGGACCGCGCAGCCAGTCCGGGGAGGACCCACCGTGAGCCAGACCGCCGCCGTCGCCGCACCCGCGAGCACCGCCACCGCCGACGTCGCCGTCGGCCGCGCCCACGCCCGCGCCGAGAACCCCGGCCCGTCGGCCGCGGCCCTCCGCCCGCTCCTCATCGACATCGCGGCACCGCTGGCCGGCTTCTACCTGCTCCACTCGATCGTCGGCCTGAGCGAGTTCGCCGCCCTCGCCTGGAGCGGTGCCGTCCCGGCGGCCCGGACCGTCCTCGGCCTGGTCCGCGAGCGGACGCTCAACCGCTTCGCCGCGCTGATGCTCGGCGTGAACCTGGTCGGCCTGGCGCTCACCACCGTCACCGGCGACGCCCGGCTGATGGTGGCCAAGGACGGCGTGCTCACCGGCGCCCTCGCCCTGGCGGTCCTGGGCTCCGCGCTCACCACCGGGCCGCTGATGTCCGCCGCCCTGCGCCCCTTCCTCACCAAGGGCGACCGGGCGCGCGACGCCGCCTGGGAGCGGCTGGCCGGGGGCCGGGCCGCCGGCTCGCGCGCCTTCCGCCGCCACGAGCGGCTGTTCTCCGTGGTCTGGGGCACCGCGCTGCTGGCCGAGTGCGTCGCGCGGGTGGTCGGCGCCTTCACCCTGCCGGTGGCGACGATGGCCTGGCTCTCCACCGTGCTGCTGGTCGCCGCGATCGTCGCCGGGTCGGTGCTCGGCCAGGCCGCGGCGCAGCCGATGGAGAAGCTGGTCCGCGCGGAGGCCGCCGTCTGAACCCCGGGCCGCCCGGCTCCCCGCCCGCCCTTCCACTCCTCCCGCCGTTCCCAACCCATCTGACATCCCATCAGGCATACGATCATCCGAACATCGATCGTCCGAACATCAGAGGAACCATCCGGATCCCCCGGGAGTCCACATAACGAGGGGGTAACGGACCTCCGATCAGGAAACGGGGAGCCAATGAGCCGGGCACACGAGCAGACCACCACCGAGGACCGCAGCCTGGTCTGGGACGGCTGCCTCAACGTCCGCGACCTGGGCGGCCTCCGCACCACCACCGGCGCCCGCACCACCACCCGCTCGATCGTCCGGGCCGACAACCTGGACCGGCTCACCGCCGAGGGGTGGGACGCCCTCCTCGACCACGGCGTCCGCACCGTCGTCGACCTGCGCAACATCGAGGAGTACAAGCCGCTCCTCCCCCTCCCGGACGACGTCGAGCTGATCCGGGTGCCGCTGGACGAACTCGCCGGCCCCGCCTGGTGGAAGACGTACGGACACCTCGACGGGACCCCGCTGGCGCTCCGCCCCTACCTGGACCACTGCCCGCACGCCGCGGCCGAGTTGATCACCACGATCGCCGGCGCCCGCCCCGGCGGACTGGTCGTGCACTGCGGCGCCGGCCGCGACCGGACCGGCCTGGCCGCCCTGCTGCTGCTCGCCCTGGCCGGCGTCGAACCCGCCGAGATCGTCGCCGACTACCTGCTGAGCGCGCCCAACGTCCGTCCGCTGTACGGCATGCTCGGCCTGCCCGACCAGTACCGCCGGATCGACGCCGTCCTCACCGAGGCCGGGACCACCGCCGAGGAGGCCCTGCACGCCGCCCTCGACGGCTTCGAACCGACCGGCTACCTACTGGCCGCCGGCGTCGACCGGGCCGACCTCGCCGCGACCCGGGCCCGCCTGATCGCCTGATCTCCTCCCGGGCACCCCCGCCCGGGCGGCCTCGTCCGCCGCGGTCCGACCCGGCGTCACCTCCGCCACGGCTACCAGAGCCTGTCGACCTCCCCCGGGTACAGCCCGATCCGGGCGCCGGCGAACTCCGCGCGGTGCCGCCGGGCGAAGCCGGTCAGGAACGCCGCCATGGTCAGCTTGTCGAAGCCGTCCTGATCGCTCGGGAACGGCCTCCCGACCGTCCCGCCGACCAGCACCGCGCCCGGCAACGGCTCCCAGCCCGCGCCCTCGTAGAAGCCCCGGAGCTCCCGGTCGCAGGTGAAGATCCCGAGGTCCGCGCCGCCCTCCTCGATCGCGGCGCGGGCCGCCGACACCAGTCGGCGCCCGTACCCGCGGCCCCGCCGCGCCGGGTCGGTGACCACCGCACTCAGCCCGCTCGCGGCATAGGTCCGCCCGGCGTGGGTCAGCGGCTTGGAGAGCACGTCGAGCGCGGCCACCACCCGGTCGCCGTCCACCAGCAGCATCGAGGACGGGCTCAGCGCCGGGTCGTGCACCGGATCGGCCGACGGCCCGGGCGGCCTCGGCCAGACCAGGTCCTGCAACTCGGCGACCTGGAGCTTGAGTTCCGCGGGCACCTCGGCCTCCGGAAGGGTCAGTACCCGCATCGCCGCCTCCTCCGACCGACCGTCCCGCCGCCGCTCTGGCAGACTCCGGGCGTGATCCTCCGCACCGCGAGCCCTCAGGACCTGCCCGCCATCATCGCCCTCCTCACCGACGAGGACGGCGTGACGGACCCCGCCGACGTCCGGGTCGACGAAGCCTACGCCCGCGCCTTCGCGGACGTGGACGCCGATGCCCGCAACGAGATGCTGGTCCTCGACGGGGGCGACGGCACGGTGGTCGGCTACCTCCAGCTGACCTACATCCCCGGCCTCGGCCGGGGCGGTGCGGAACGCGCACTGATCGAGGGCGTCCGGGTCCGCGCCGACCGCCGGGGCGCCGGCCTCGGACGCGAGCTGCTGGCCCGGGCGGTCGAACGGGCCCGCGCGCGCGGCTGCACCCTCGTCCAGCTCACCAGCGACAAGCGCCGCACCGAGGCCCACCGGTTCTACGCCTCGCTCGGCTTCGCGCGCAGCCACGACGGGTTCAAGCTCGCGCTCTGACAAGCGTGCTGACGGAGCGCCGGATCGCACCCGGCCCGCGCCGCGCCGCCCCGACCCGCGTCCGATAATCGTTCGCGGCCGACCGGCGGTGCGCACGATACTTCCCGGCATGGTGCACTTCTCCGACTTCGACACCCGCAACTACCCGACCGTGGACGTCAGGACCGGCTACGCCCAGTGGGTGGCCACGTACGAGCGGACCGTCGAGGACGCGATGGACCTCGCCGTGCTCGACCGGCTCACCGTGCCCGCCTGGCCGGAGGTCGGCCGCGCGGCCGACCTGGGCTGCGGCACCGGCCGGACGGGCGCCTGGCTGCGCGACCGGGCCGCCGCGGGCCTGGTGCTCGACGGGGTGGACCTCACCCCCGAGATGCTCGCCGCGGCCCGGGCGCGGGGCGCCCACGACAGCCTCACCGAGGGCGACGTCGAGGCCACCGGGCTGACCTCCGGCGCGTACGACCTGGTGGTGTCCTCGCTGATCGACGAGCACCTCGCCGACCTCGGCCCGTACTACCGCGAGGCCTGGCGACTGGCCCGCCCGGGCGGGCGCTGCGTCCTGGTCGGCCTGCACCCGTACTTCATCATGGCGGCCGGCATGCCGACCCACTTCACCGGTGAGGACGGCGCCGACATCGCCATCACCACCCACGTCCACCTGGTCTCGGACCACCTGACCGCCGGACTGGCGGCCGGCTGGACGCTGGTCGAGATGGCGGAGGCGGTGGTGGACGACGCGTGGATCGCGCTCAAGCCGAAGTGGGAGAAGTACCGCAGCCACCCGGTCTCGGCCGCGTACGTCTGGGAGAAGCGGGGCTGAGACCCCGGCGCGGAGCGGGCCGGGCAACTCGAATCCCAGGATCGTCAACCATCGGTTGACGATCCTGGGGTCGACAACCTACGGTTGACGCTATGGAGAATCCGATCGTTCCCAAGACCACCCCGCTGCGTCTCGACGACCTGATCGAGGCCATCAAGAAGATCCACACCGACGCGCTCGACCAGCTGGCCGACGCGGTCATCGCCGGCGACCACCTCGGTGAGCTGGCCGACCACCTCATCGGCCACTTCGTCGACCAGGCGCGCCGCTCCGGCGCCTCCTGGACCGACATCGGCCGCAGCATGGGCGTCAGCAAGCAGGCCGCGCAGAAGCGGTTCGTCCCCAAGGACCCGGCCACCCCGAACGACCTCGACCCGAGCCAGGGCTTCGGCCGTTTCACCGACCGCGCCCGCAACGTCGTGATGTCCTCCCAGGAGGAGGCCCGCCGGGCCGGCAACGCCGAGATCGGCGCCGAACACCTGCTGCTCGGCCTGCTCGCCGAGCCCGACGGCCTGGCCGTCAGGGCTCTGGCCGCCCAGGGCGTGTCCTCCGAGGCGGTCCGGACCTCCGCGACGGCGGCGCTCCCGGCCGCCGCCGCGGAGGTCCCGGCGCTCATCCCGTACGACACCCAGGGCAAGAAGGCGCTGGAACTGACCTTCCGGGAGGCGCTCAAGCTCGGCCACAACTACGTCGGCACCGAGCACATCCTGCTCGCGCTGCTGGAGCTGGAGAACGGCGCCGGCGTGCTCAGCGACCTCGGGGTGGAGAAGGCGGAGACCGAGGCCTTCGTCGCCGACATCCTCGCGGCGTTCATCGCGACGAGCACCGACGACGCCCAGGAGTGACCGGACCGTTCCGGGGCCCCGGGACGGGCGGGGCCCCGGAACTCCCGCACCGCGGG from Kitasatospora sp. NBC_00458 includes:
- a CDS encoding GNAT family N-acetyltransferase, which produces MRVLTLPEAEVPAELKLQVAELQDLVWPRPPGPSADPVHDPALSPSSMLLVDGDRVVAALDVLSKPLTHAGRTYAASGLSAVVTDPARRGRGYGRRLVSAARAAIEEGGADLGIFTCDRELRGFYEGAGWEPLPGAVLVGGTVGRPFPSDQDGFDKLTMAAFLTGFARRHRAEFAGARIGLYPGEVDRLW
- a CDS encoding tyrosine-protein phosphatase, with protein sequence MSRAHEQTTTEDRSLVWDGCLNVRDLGGLRTTTGARTTTRSIVRADNLDRLTAEGWDALLDHGVRTVVDLRNIEEYKPLLPLPDDVELIRVPLDELAGPAWWKTYGHLDGTPLALRPYLDHCPHAAAELITTIAGARPGGLVVHCGAGRDRTGLAALLLLALAGVEPAEIVADYLLSAPNVRPLYGMLGLPDQYRRIDAVLTEAGTTAEEALHAALDGFEPTGYLLAAGVDRADLAATRARLIA
- a CDS encoding class I SAM-dependent DNA methyltransferase, translating into MVHFSDFDTRNYPTVDVRTGYAQWVATYERTVEDAMDLAVLDRLTVPAWPEVGRAADLGCGTGRTGAWLRDRAAAGLVLDGVDLTPEMLAAARARGAHDSLTEGDVEATGLTSGAYDLVVSSLIDEHLADLGPYYREAWRLARPGGRCVLVGLHPYFIMAAGMPTHFTGEDGADIAITTHVHLVSDHLTAGLAAGWTLVEMAEAVVDDAWIALKPKWEKYRSHPVSAAYVWEKRG
- a CDS encoding protein kinase domain-containing protein, whose product is MIGRALNGRYELVEVLGVGGMATVWRGVDHVLGRQVAVKVLNGGLADDPRFAERFGREAQHAAMLVHPRIVMVFDSGVDHGSPYIVMELVQGRSLAALLAQRPGLPVEQAVGIAAAVCEGLAVAHGAGLVHRDIKPGNIMITDDGGVKVVDFGIARAGSSHNLTQTASVLGTAAYLSPEQATASPLDGRTDLYAVGCVLTEMLTGAPPFTAETPVAIAYRHVGEQPLPPSARRPGLPPALDAVVLRLLAKNPADRPADAAAARAELLSCIPGLVVADPTTELLAAVPLPPAFPGADQQHTTLLPPQPPAPRPPAATSVMAPVPVPAPQPVPGPVREDRRKPLVFGALGLVGIAGAAMIGLTAFDDPGAPAASPKPATSASATATPTPTATTPTVAPTPTQSPTPTATPTSARPTTPAPHDPAPLVQINALRQSIAQTQVEKDRNRQVDLLHTLDDATARLNEGQTDGAVRELKGAQKTVRDLARKRAIDGQTYQNWNSRLTSLITSLNATVDAEED
- a CDS encoding VC0807 family protein — its product is MSQTAAVAAPASTATADVAVGRAHARAENPGPSAAALRPLLIDIAAPLAGFYLLHSIVGLSEFAALAWSGAVPAARTVLGLVRERTLNRFAALMLGVNLVGLALTTVTGDARLMVAKDGVLTGALALAVLGSALTTGPLMSAALRPFLTKGDRARDAAWERLAGGRAAGSRAFRRHERLFSVVWGTALLAECVARVVGAFTLPVATMAWLSTVLLVAAIVAGSVLGQAAAQPMEKLVRAEAAV
- a CDS encoding GNAT family N-acetyltransferase, encoding MILRTASPQDLPAIIALLTDEDGVTDPADVRVDEAYARAFADVDADARNEMLVLDGGDGTVVGYLQLTYIPGLGRGGAERALIEGVRVRADRRGAGLGRELLARAVERARARGCTLVQLTSDKRRTEAHRFYASLGFARSHDGFKLAL
- a CDS encoding RNA polymerase sigma factor yields the protein MWQVQSAERPGAGTDSPVGRSVPVTTSGPPPGPPPGAAAPADLTAAVRAAQDGDEEAYRLLFRSVQPGLLRYLRVLVGGRPEGVQDAEDIASEAWLQIARDLRSFSGDGDAFRGWAATIARNRALDHLRARRRRPVADLPFEYLAELAAGDDTAGAALTSVGTSDALALISRLPPDQAEAVLLRVVMELDAESAARVLGKRSGSVRMAAHRGLRRLAKLMDQPFAAGAAGPGIPAARAGGAVGRAVREGVGKPVEKDSPQGVTERRAATLKDMR
- a CDS encoding Clp protease N-terminal domain-containing protein; the protein is MENPIVPKTTPLRLDDLIEAIKKIHTDALDQLADAVIAGDHLGELADHLIGHFVDQARRSGASWTDIGRSMGVSKQAAQKRFVPKDPATPNDLDPSQGFGRFTDRARNVVMSSQEEARRAGNAEIGAEHLLLGLLAEPDGLAVRALAAQGVSSEAVRTSATAALPAAAAEVPALIPYDTQGKKALELTFREALKLGHNYVGTEHILLALLELENGAGVLSDLGVEKAETEAFVADILAAFIATSTDDAQE